Proteins encoded in a region of the Nicotiana tomentosiformis chromosome 9, ASM39032v3, whole genome shotgun sequence genome:
- the LOC138898500 gene encoding uncharacterized protein has protein sequence MALPQTHEGCISTDYSVSAYSTGSSGHDYRTSFHSTSQPARGGIRAGKGHPRWGGQARYYALPTRTEVVASDSVITSIVPVCHRYASVLFDPGSTYSYVSSYFAPYLGVSCDSLSSHVYVSTPVGDSIVVDCMYRWCLVVLGGFETRSDLLLFSMVDFDIILGMNWLSPYHSILDYHAKTVTLAMPGLPRIEWRGALDYIPCRIISFLKAHCMVEKGCNA, from the coding sequence atggcgTTGCCCCAGACTCATGAGGGGTGCATATCCACGGACTACTCAGTCTCCGCgtattccaccgggtcctcaggccatgattaccgcaccagtttccactccacttcacagccagctagaggtggaatTCGGGCAGGTAAAGGTCACCCTAGATGGGGAGGCCAagctagatattatgctcttcctactaggacggaggtagttgcatccgactcagtcatcacaagtattgtccCGGTTTGTCATAgatatgcatcagtcttatttgatccaggctctacttattcctatgtatcatcttactttgctccatatttgggtgtatcatgtgattctttgagttctcatgtctatgtgtccacacctgtgggagattctattgttgttgattgtATGTATCGGtggtgtttagttgttcttggtggttttgagaccagatccGATCTATTATTgttcagtatggtagattttgatattattttgggcatgaactggttgtcGCCTTATCATTCTATTCTCGActatcacgccaagactgtgacgctggctatgccaggtctaccacggatagagtggaggggtgcattagATTACATTCCTTGTAGGAtcatctcatttctaaaggctcattgtatggttgagaaagggtgtaaTGCTTAA
- the LOC138898499 gene encoding uncharacterized protein, producing the protein MFLREFVPQSLRDTWRIEFEQLRQGSMTVSEYAVQFSVLSGHAPTLVSTVRERVCRFIKGLNPGIRFSMAGELEMDIKYQQVVEIARRFEDMWARDREEREAKRPQDSGTYSGARAPVAARHGSGYVSHHAYSALPASSDIPATLRPQVPHYAPPLSNAPPA; encoded by the coding sequence atgttcttgagggagtttgttccccaaagtCTTAGGGATacatggcgcatagagtttgagcagttgcgccagggttctatgaccgtatcggagtatgcagtccagtTCAGTGTTTTGTCCGggcatgcaccaaccttggtttctactgttagagagcgagtctgtcgatttatcaaggggctcaaccctggtatcagattcagcatggccggagagctggagatggacatcaaataccagcaggtagtggagaTCGCTAGGAGATTTGAGGATATGTgggctcgggatagagaggagagggaggccaagaggcctcaagattctggcacatacagtggtgcccgtgccccagttgcagcccgtcatggtagtgGCTATGTGAGCCACCATgcttattcagcacttccagcttccagcgatATTCCTGCCACTCTTAGGCCTCAAGTTccccattatgcaccgccattgtctaaTGCACCTCCTGCATGA